Proteins encoded together in one Gigantopelta aegis isolate Gae_Host chromosome 8, Gae_host_genome, whole genome shotgun sequence window:
- the LOC121378465 gene encoding bifunctional arginine demethylase and lysyl-hydroxylase PSR-like → MADSNLKASGSVVNGSTANNSVKNKGLSADKKEKAKELTDKFVQLREEALKKGLSEKEIRESFLRPSKSRDLRRLLSNKTFQTQVLVLVLAVTVAVKFGLKDFVHGMIYDSRCLISNNIVFSEIARPLADCEVCRNLKSVPIERHISAETFLEQYAYTKIPLLVKDATTNWTAMSVFTYDFFKKLYTETEGALVSVEEECQFFPYKTEFSTLEEAFNMSDARARYEPGEEPWYFGWSNCHKEVADKLRQHYRRPYFLPNDSESSSIDWLFMGGPGIGAFIHLDSVGRPSWQAQISGAKTWQMIPSPECESVCHEINITVEKGDIFVFDSNEWYHATFVEPGELSITIGSEYD, encoded by the exons ATGGCGGACTCGAATTTAAAGGCTTCGGGATCAGTGGTCAACGGCTCAACTGCTAACAACAGCGTGAAGAACAAGGGACTTTCTGCCGACAAAAAGGAGAAGGCTAAAGAACTAACGGACAAATTCGTCCAGCTGCGAGAGGAGGCGCTCAAGAAGGGGCTGTCTGAGAAAGAGATCCGGGAGAGTTTTCTCCGCCCTAGTAAATCTAGAGACTTGAGAAGGCTGCTCTCTAACAAGACGTTCCAGACTCAGGTGCTAGTGTTGGTCTTGGCCGTCACCGTGGCAGTCAAGTTCGGGCTCAAAGACTTCGTCCATGGGATGATCTACGACTCGAGGTGTCTCATCAGCAATAACATAGTGTTTTCAGAAATTGCGCGGCCCTTGGCAGATTGCGAGGTATGTAGAAACCTGAAGTCTGTGCCCATTGAACGACACATATCGGCGGAGACATTTCTTGAACAGTACGCCTACACCAAAATACCGCTGTTGGTGAAAGATGCCACTACCAACTGGACGGCTATGAGCGTGTTCACCTACGACTTCTTCAAAAAACTGTACACGGAAACTGAAGGAGCGCTGGTCTCCGTGGAGGAGGAATGCCAATTTTTCCCCTACAAGACGGAATTTTCTACTCTAGAGGAAGCATTCAACATGTCGGACGCCAGGGCACGCTACGAACCCGGAGAAGAACCTTGGTATTTTGGCTG GAGCAACTGCCACAAGGAGGTGGCGGACAAATTACGTCAGCACTATCGCAGACCCTACTTCCTGCCCAACGACTCCGAATCCAGCTCCATTGACTGGCTATTCATGGGGGGTCCGGGGATAGGAGCGTTCATACAC CTGGACTCGGTGGGGCGGCCATCTTGGCAGGCTCAGATCTCGGGCGCGAAGACGTGGCAGATGATTCCGAGTCCGGAGTGCGAGTCGGTGTGTCACGAAATAAACATCACCGTCGAAAAGGGAGACATCT TTGTGTTCGATTCTAACGAGTGGTACCACGCCACCTTCGTAGAACCCGGGGAGCTGAGCATCACCATCGGATCGGAGTACGATTAG